A genomic stretch from Chitinophaga lutea includes:
- a CDS encoding LptF/LptG family permease produces the protein MKKLDKLIIKTFVGPFVATFFVTLFVLIMQFVWKYIDDLVGKGLDTPVIVELLAYTSASLVPLAMPLAVLLSSIMTFGNLGESFELVAIKSAGISLLRFIRPLAIFSAFIALGAFLFSNYIIPIANLRAKSLLWDITNSKPAFNIKQGVFYGDIPNYVIKVARKEPDNKTIHQVMIYDRTEGSRAERLILAEKGTMELSADKRFLEFTLENGWRYEDHSEARGNSNNELVRMGFKKYKKPFDLSDFAFSRLNMDLFADNQQMLNIRQLDKSIDSLRNRDSIFIRTVNAYVTSRYPFYKWKDTGWLASAPPLQVDSFLQVIPAANQRYVLERVESNLRETESSLSSPAKEYGDNFSKISLYKVEWQRKFSLAAACIVLFLIGAPLGSIIRKGGLGTPLVFAVIFFVIFNIFFMLGEKMARKDVMASWSGMWLANLVLVPIAAFLVYKAMNDSQLFNKEFYYRSYQKFRKYIQKRRTKHEIST, from the coding sequence GTGAAGAAACTCGATAAACTCATCATCAAAACATTTGTCGGCCCCTTTGTGGCCACTTTCTTCGTGACCCTGTTCGTGCTCATCATGCAGTTTGTGTGGAAGTACATCGACGACCTGGTGGGCAAGGGGCTGGATACGCCTGTGATCGTGGAGCTGCTGGCCTATACCAGCGCGAGCCTCGTGCCCCTGGCCATGCCGCTGGCGGTGCTGCTCTCTTCCATCATGACTTTCGGCAACCTCGGGGAAAGCTTCGAACTGGTGGCCATCAAATCGGCCGGCATTTCGCTGCTGCGCTTCATCCGCCCGCTGGCCATCTTTTCGGCCTTCATTGCGCTCGGCGCATTCCTGTTTTCCAACTACATCATTCCCATCGCCAACCTGCGCGCAAAGTCCCTGCTGTGGGACATCACCAACTCCAAACCCGCCTTCAACATCAAACAGGGCGTGTTTTACGGCGATATTCCCAACTACGTGATCAAGGTAGCCCGCAAGGAGCCCGACAATAAAACCATCCACCAGGTCATGATCTACGACCGTACGGAGGGCAGCCGGGCCGAAAGGCTTATCCTGGCCGAAAAAGGCACCATGGAACTGTCGGCCGACAAACGTTTCCTCGAGTTCACCCTCGAGAACGGCTGGCGCTACGAAGACCACAGCGAGGCCAGGGGCAACAGCAACAACGAGCTGGTGCGCATGGGCTTCAAAAAATATAAAAAACCTTTCGACCTCAGCGACTTTGCGTTCAGCCGCCTGAATATGGACCTGTTTGCCGACAACCAGCAGATGCTCAACATCCGCCAGCTCGACAAAAGCATCGACTCCCTGCGCAACCGCGACTCCATTTTCATCCGTACCGTGAACGCCTATGTGACCAGCCGCTACCCGTTCTATAAATGGAAAGACACCGGCTGGCTGGCCAGCGCGCCGCCGTTGCAGGTCGACAGTTTCCTGCAGGTCATCCCCGCCGCCAACCAGCGTTATGTGCTGGAAAGGGTGGAATCCAACCTCCGCGAAACCGAATCCTCCCTCAGCAGCCCGGCCAAGGAGTATGGCGACAATTTCTCCAAAATATCCCTGTACAAGGTGGAATGGCAGCGGAAGTTCTCGCTGGCGGCCGCCTGTATCGTATTGTTCCTGATCGGGGCGCCTTTGGGCTCCATTATCCGGAAAGGCGGACTAGGGACTCCGCTCGTTTTTGCCGTTATATTCTTTGTGATCTTCAATATATTTTTTATGTTAGGGGAGAAAATGGCCCGTAAGGATGTAATGGCGTCGTGGAGCGGGATGTGGCTGGCCAACCTGGTACTGGTTCCTATAGCCGCCTTCCTCGTGTACAAAGCCATGAACGACTCACAGCTGTTCAACAAAGAATTCTATTACAGATCATATCAAAAATTCAGAAAATACATCCAGAAACGGCGTACCAAACATGAAATAAGCACGTAG
- a CDS encoding ArnT family glycosyltransferase — MKYLLIAIVAALLFIPFLGAVHLFDWDEINFAEAAREMIVTGNYSQVQIDFAPFWEKPPLFIWMQAISMQLFGINDFAARFPNAVIGIVTLLTFYHIGKKQVDEKFGLWWALVYAGSWLPHFYFKSGIIDPTFNYFIFLAIYFAYRIGYAPKPARMAIFSGASLGLAVLTKGPAAILIAVLVLIVYWIYNKFRIHIKIRHLLLIALFALLTTALWFGYEIIMHGWWFVNEFVIYQWRLFSTPDAGHGGPFFYHWIVLLIGCFPASIFLLSYIQTSRTKSIYMQQPAEAKDFKVWMWILFWVVLLLFSIVKTKIVHYSSLCYFPLSYLAALQVYRLLEGRFTLKGWNISLILFIGVVLGLAISLLPLVGIYKNELIPHIGDKFAKANLQADVSFSYGEMAYGLTYIVLVIVSCVFLFSKKVQRGLLCLFVSTILIIQVTVLHFVPKVERFSQNAAIEFYEQFQGKDVYVKPLSYFSYAHLYYTRKQPSTNPEYYKNKEQWLLEGRIDKPAYFICRITDSEPWRAHPNLELIGEKNGFVFFKRK; from the coding sequence ATGAAGTATCTGTTGATAGCTATTGTGGCGGCTCTGTTGTTCATTCCTTTTTTGGGAGCCGTTCATTTGTTTGACTGGGACGAGATCAACTTTGCGGAAGCTGCCCGTGAAATGATCGTGACCGGCAACTACTCCCAGGTGCAGATCGATTTTGCCCCCTTCTGGGAAAAGCCCCCGCTGTTCATCTGGATGCAGGCCATCAGCATGCAGCTGTTCGGCATCAACGATTTTGCGGCCCGCTTCCCCAACGCCGTGATCGGCATCGTGACCCTGCTGACCTTCTACCATATCGGTAAAAAACAGGTGGATGAAAAATTCGGCCTCTGGTGGGCCCTCGTATATGCGGGTTCGTGGTTGCCGCATTTTTATTTCAAGTCCGGCATCATCGATCCCACTTTCAACTATTTCATCTTCCTGGCCATATACTTCGCCTACCGCATCGGCTACGCACCCAAACCTGCACGGATGGCCATTTTCAGTGGCGCCAGCCTGGGTCTGGCCGTACTCACCAAAGGGCCTGCCGCCATCCTGATCGCCGTGCTGGTACTGATCGTGTACTGGATCTACAATAAATTCCGCATCCATATCAAAATCAGGCACCTGCTGCTGATAGCGCTCTTTGCGTTGCTGACGACCGCGCTCTGGTTCGGGTACGAGATCATCATGCATGGCTGGTGGTTCGTGAACGAGTTCGTGATTTACCAGTGGCGGCTCTTCAGCACGCCCGACGCTGGCCATGGCGGGCCGTTCTTCTATCACTGGATAGTATTGCTGATAGGATGTTTCCCGGCCAGCATCTTTCTGCTCAGTTACATCCAGACCAGCCGCACCAAATCGATATACATGCAGCAGCCCGCGGAAGCGAAAGATTTTAAAGTGTGGATGTGGATACTGTTCTGGGTGGTATTGCTGCTGTTTTCCATCGTCAAAACCAAGATTGTCCATTACTCCTCGCTGTGTTATTTCCCGCTGAGCTACCTTGCCGCGCTGCAGGTGTACCGGTTGCTCGAAGGCCGCTTCACGCTAAAGGGATGGAACATCAGCCTCATCCTGTTCATCGGCGTGGTGCTGGGGCTGGCCATCAGCCTGCTGCCGCTGGTGGGCATCTATAAAAACGAGCTCATCCCCCACATCGGCGACAAATTCGCCAAAGCGAACCTCCAGGCCGACGTATCGTTCAGTTACGGCGAAATGGCCTACGGGCTTACCTACATCGTGCTGGTGATCGTCAGTTGTGTATTCCTGTTTTCGAAAAAAGTGCAGCGGGGGCTTTTATGCCTGTTCGTCAGCACCATCCTCATCATCCAGGTAACGGTGCTGCATTTTGTGCCGAAGGTGGAACGTTTCTCACAGAACGCGGCGATCGAGTTTTATGAGCAGTTCCAGGGGAAAGACGTATATGTGAAACCGTTATCCTATTTCAGCTACGCCCATTTGTATTATACCCGCAAACAGCCGTCCACCAACCCGGAATATTACAAAAACAAGGAACAATGGCTGCTCGAGGGGCGGATCGACAAACCGGCCTACTTCATTTGCCGGATCACCGACAGCGAGCCGTGGCGGGCGCATCCCAACCTGGAGCTGATCGGCGAAAAGAACGGGTTCGTGTTTTTCAAGCGGAAATAA
- a CDS encoding superoxide dismutase: MHKREFLKVAGLAGLAAMADPKGLFAAEGSKTLLTEKAPFTLPPLPYAFDALEPNIDKLTMEIHHDKHHAAYVKNLNDALKGNALESQTLEGILAKVTAKDAAIRNNGGGHYNHSLFWTILSPKATTPSAKLSAAINKAFGSFDTFKQKFGDAAKGVFGSGWAWLIVKKDGSLAITSTPNQDNPLMLQLVKEPGTPILGLDVWEHAYYLKHQNKRPDYIAAFWNAVNWDEVEKRLNAVKK; the protein is encoded by the coding sequence ATGCATAAAAGAGAATTCCTCAAAGTGGCGGGCCTTGCCGGCTTGGCCGCCATGGCAGACCCGAAAGGCCTGTTTGCCGCGGAGGGCAGCAAAACCCTGTTGACAGAAAAAGCACCTTTCACGCTACCGCCTTTGCCTTATGCGTTTGATGCGCTGGAGCCCAATATAGACAAGCTGACGATGGAGATCCACCACGACAAGCACCACGCGGCATATGTAAAGAATCTCAACGATGCCCTCAAAGGCAACGCCCTCGAAAGCCAGACCCTCGAAGGCATCCTGGCGAAAGTGACCGCCAAGGATGCAGCCATCCGCAACAATGGCGGCGGGCATTACAACCACAGCCTGTTCTGGACCATCCTGAGCCCCAAGGCCACCACACCGTCCGCCAAACTGAGCGCGGCCATCAATAAAGCTTTCGGCTCTTTCGATACCTTCAAACAGAAATTCGGTGATGCCGCCAAAGGCGTATTCGGTTCCGGCTGGGCCTGGCTGATCGTGAAAAAAGACGGCTCGCTGGCGATTACGTCCACCCCTAACCAGGACAATCCCCTGATGCTCCAGCTGGTCAAAGAACCAGGCACGCCCATTCTTGGCCTCGACGTATGGGAACATGCCTATTACCTCAAGCACCAGAATAAGCGCCCCGACTATATTGCAGCGTTCTGGAACGCCGTGAACTGGGACGAAGTGGAGAAACGCCTGAACGCGGTGAAAAAATAA
- a CDS encoding sigma-70 family RNA polymerase sigma factor — translation MSMRQLKITKSITNRESQSLEKYLQEIGKVDLITPEEEVNLAIRIKQGDQRALEKLTKANLRFVVSVAKQYQNQGLSLSDLINEGNLGLIKAAQRFDETRGFKFISYAVWWIRQSILQALAEQSRIVRLPLNKVGLSNKISKAYSQLEQEFEREPSPDELATILEINTEEVEATLGVAARHVSMDAPFIDGEDNSLLDVLENPNAVSADEELDHHDSLRREIERSLSTLTDRQKDVIMLYFGIGVEHPMSLEDIGEKFGLTRERVRQIKDKAITKLRTTSRSKLLRNYLGG, via the coding sequence ATGTCAATGCGCCAACTCAAAATCACGAAGTCGATCACCAATCGTGAGTCACAGTCGCTAGAAAAGTATCTGCAGGAGATCGGCAAAGTGGATCTCATCACGCCGGAAGAAGAAGTGAACCTGGCTATCCGCATTAAACAGGGAGACCAGCGGGCTTTAGAGAAGCTAACCAAAGCCAACCTGCGCTTTGTGGTATCTGTTGCGAAACAATACCAGAATCAGGGCCTGTCCCTTTCAGACCTTATCAACGAAGGCAACCTCGGCCTCATCAAAGCCGCTCAACGCTTTGACGAAACACGCGGTTTCAAATTTATTTCTTACGCTGTTTGGTGGATCCGCCAGTCTATTCTCCAGGCTTTGGCCGAACAGTCCCGCATTGTGCGCCTGCCGCTCAATAAAGTGGGCCTCTCCAACAAAATCAGCAAAGCATATTCCCAATTGGAACAGGAATTCGAAAGAGAGCCGTCTCCCGACGAACTGGCCACCATTCTCGAGATCAATACGGAAGAAGTGGAAGCCACCCTCGGCGTAGCCGCCCGCCACGTGTCGATGGACGCGCCGTTCATTGACGGGGAAGACAACTCCCTGCTCGATGTGCTCGAAAACCCGAACGCCGTGAGCGCCGACGAGGAACTGGATCACCACGACTCCCTCCGCCGCGAAATCGAACGTTCGCTCTCCACCCTCACCGACCGCCAGAAAGACGTGATCATGCTCTATTTCGGCATCGGCGTGGAACATCCCATGTCCCTCGAAGACATCGGCGAAAAATTCGGCCTCACCCGCGAAAGGGTGCGCCAGATCAAAGACAAAGCGATCACGAAGCTCCGCACCACCTCCCGCAGCAAACTGCTGCGCAATTACCTGGGAGGCTGA
- a CDS encoding ThiF family adenylyltransferase: protein MIIQERVQQTRLEQLTHTPVFYNPANGEEKAALLQLLRNHPQIRVYDELYGQLKELIKSLHPTRPLTPQESDEAVQRHLNGVPAEDYGMWVYYPWAEKLVHLLGEKEFIAMRTSRNLHKITVEERDVLGAKKIGVIGLSVGQSIAVTLAMERIGGELRLADFDTVELSNLNRLRTAVFNLGMPKVILAAREIAELDPYLKVVCFTDGATEENLDAFMTGGGKLDVLVEECDGVDVKIMSRKKAKTLQVPVVMDTNDRGMLDIERYDLDPTYPLLHGLIPDIADLKTLKHLTNEEKIPILGPMAGMAHMSPRMKYSLGEVGKTITTWPQLASSVMLGGAMVADTCRRILLNQLQSSGRYYVDFDQLIQ, encoded by the coding sequence ATGATTATCCAGGAACGCGTACAGCAGACAAGGCTTGAGCAATTGACCCATACGCCAGTGTTTTATAATCCCGCTAATGGGGAAGAAAAGGCCGCTTTGCTGCAATTGCTGCGGAACCATCCGCAGATCAGAGTTTACGATGAGCTTTACGGTCAGTTGAAAGAGCTGATCAAAAGCCTGCATCCCACCCGCCCGTTAACGCCGCAGGAGTCGGACGAAGCCGTACAACGGCATCTCAACGGCGTTCCGGCGGAAGACTACGGCATGTGGGTGTATTATCCCTGGGCTGAAAAACTGGTGCATTTACTGGGAGAAAAAGAATTCATCGCCATGCGCACGTCGCGCAACCTGCATAAAATAACGGTGGAAGAAAGGGATGTGCTGGGCGCCAAAAAAATCGGGGTCATCGGGCTTTCTGTAGGGCAAAGCATCGCGGTGACGCTGGCGATGGAGCGCATCGGGGGAGAGCTTCGGCTGGCCGATTTCGATACGGTGGAACTGAGCAACCTGAACCGGTTGCGCACTGCGGTTTTTAACCTGGGCATGCCCAAGGTGATACTGGCCGCCCGTGAGATTGCCGAACTGGACCCCTACCTCAAAGTGGTTTGTTTTACCGACGGCGCCACTGAAGAAAACCTGGATGCCTTTATGACGGGAGGCGGCAAACTGGATGTATTGGTGGAAGAGTGCGACGGGGTGGATGTGAAGATCATGAGCCGCAAAAAAGCAAAAACGCTGCAGGTACCGGTGGTGATGGATACCAACGACCGGGGGATGCTGGACATCGAGCGGTACGACCTCGACCCCACCTATCCCCTGCTGCACGGCCTGATTCCTGATATCGCGGACCTGAAAACGCTCAAACACCTGACCAATGAAGAAAAAATACCTATACTGGGCCCCATGGCCGGCATGGCACATATGAGCCCACGCATGAAATATTCATTGGGAGAAGTTGGAAAAACAATTACCACCTGGCCCCAGCTGGCATCGAGCGTGATGCTGGGCGGCGCAATGGTTGCAGACACCTGCAGGCGCATCCTGCTGAACCAGCTGCAATCGTCAGGCCGGTATTATGTGGATTTTGATCAACTCATTCAATAA
- the rimM gene encoding ribosome maturation factor RimM (Essential for efficient processing of 16S rRNA) yields the protein MANYFNIGKLAAVYGTEGEFILRHSLGRKTALKDIAAVFIEERKDSFLPYFVEKAKAKDTENIYLKLEGINTREEARKLLQKGVYLEEADFKGLASASAPLSLLGFTATDKTEGELGKIEEIIEMPQQVLARVTYREKEMLLPLNEQTLLKVDKKQQIVHLDLPEGLLDVYLG from the coding sequence ATGGCTAATTACTTCAATATCGGCAAGCTGGCCGCCGTTTACGGCACGGAAGGGGAATTCATCCTCCGTCACAGCCTGGGCCGGAAAACGGCCCTGAAAGACATTGCCGCCGTGTTCATCGAAGAGCGGAAAGACAGCTTCCTCCCGTATTTCGTGGAAAAGGCCAAAGCCAAAGACACGGAGAACATATACCTCAAACTCGAGGGCATCAATACCCGCGAGGAAGCCCGGAAACTGCTCCAGAAGGGTGTTTACCTGGAAGAAGCGGATTTCAAGGGGCTGGCGTCCGCCTCCGCGCCCCTGTCGCTGCTGGGTTTTACGGCCACCGATAAAACCGAGGGCGAACTGGGCAAAATAGAGGAGATCATCGAAATGCCGCAACAGGTGCTGGCGCGGGTGACGTACCGGGAAAAGGAAATGCTGCTCCCCCTCAACGAACAGACCCTGCTGAAAGTCGATAAAAAACAGCAGATCGTGCACCTCGACCTGCCGGAAGGCCTGCTCGACGTTTATTTAGGATAA
- a CDS encoding phosphatase PAP2 family protein, with protein MLKTLAALVQSNRYFYVPFFLWVLTGGTLLSLYSKDQLFLGVNGAHCPLADILVTGSTYLGDGIAFGVMLVVLMIMRKWRLFLVGAGSLLFITLVVQCIKHYVNDPRPILYFQDPAILHIVPWINVHSGLSFPSGHTSTAFGMFSFLALILHNKKWGFLLFVLALSTAHSRLYLSQHFFADVYFGSIIGTLCSTMLYWLFEYRRSQTPGTTCLHNTVITPPAGIA; from the coding sequence ATGTTGAAAACACTGGCAGCCCTGGTGCAGTCAAACCGTTATTTTTATGTCCCGTTTTTCCTATGGGTACTCACCGGCGGCACGCTGCTATCCCTTTATTCCAAAGACCAGTTATTCCTGGGCGTGAACGGCGCGCATTGTCCCCTGGCCGACATACTGGTGACCGGCAGCACCTATCTCGGCGACGGGATTGCTTTCGGCGTAATGCTCGTGGTGCTGATGATCATGCGCAAGTGGCGGCTGTTCCTCGTCGGCGCCGGCTCCCTTCTTTTTATCACCCTGGTGGTGCAGTGTATCAAACATTACGTGAACGATCCCCGGCCTATCCTCTATTTCCAGGATCCCGCCATCCTGCATATCGTTCCCTGGATCAACGTGCACAGCGGCCTGAGTTTTCCGTCCGGCCATACTTCCACCGCCTTCGGCATGTTCAGTTTCCTGGCGCTGATCCTGCATAACAAAAAATGGGGCTTCCTGCTTTTTGTACTGGCGCTCTCCACGGCCCACAGCAGGCTCTATCTCAGCCAGCACTTCTTCGCCGACGTATATTTCGGCAGTATCATCGGCACCCTTTGCAGCACCATGCTGTACTGGCTGTTCGAGTACAGGAGAAGCCAGACGCCGGGCACTACCTGCCTGCACAATACCGTCATCACACCGCCGGCGGGCATAGCATAA
- the ffh gene encoding signal recognition particle protein → MFESLSERLESAFKQLKGEGRISEINVATTVKEIRRALVDADVNYKIAKEFTDKVKDKAMGEKVLTAISPGQLMVKIVKDELVELMGTTEAELDLKGNPTVILIAGLQGSGKTTFSGKLASFLKTKKGKKPLLVAADIYRPAAIDQLKVLGGQIGVEVYSEPENKNAVQIAENAVKDAKAKGYNVVIVDTAGRLAVDEAMMTEVTNVRNAVKPQEILFVVDSMTGQDAVNTAKAFNDRLDFSGIVLTKLDGDTRGGAALTITYTVQKPIKFVSMGEKLDTLDVFYPERMAQRILGMGDITTLVERAQAQFNEEQAKKLEKKIRQNQFDFDDFKEQLQQIKKMGSIKDLLGMIPGVGKAVKDLDISDDSFKGIEAIINSMTPEERGNPDLIDGSRRKRIAKGAGKEIQDVNQFMKQFEQMRQMMKMMNKMPGGAKGLKMR, encoded by the coding sequence ATGTTTGAATCATTATCGGAGCGGCTTGAGTCGGCCTTCAAGCAACTGAAAGGGGAGGGCCGCATCTCGGAAATCAACGTGGCCACTACTGTGAAAGAAATCCGCAGGGCCCTGGTAGACGCAGACGTGAACTATAAAATTGCCAAGGAGTTTACCGATAAGGTGAAAGACAAGGCGATGGGCGAAAAAGTGCTCACCGCCATCTCTCCCGGCCAGCTGATGGTGAAAATCGTGAAAGACGAGCTGGTGGAGCTCATGGGCACCACCGAAGCGGAGCTGGACCTGAAAGGCAACCCCACCGTTATCCTCATCGCCGGCCTGCAGGGCTCGGGTAAAACCACCTTCTCCGGCAAACTCGCCAGCTTCCTCAAAACCAAAAAAGGCAAGAAACCCCTGCTCGTGGCGGCCGACATCTACCGCCCCGCGGCGATCGACCAGCTGAAAGTGCTCGGCGGCCAGATCGGGGTGGAAGTGTACAGCGAACCGGAGAACAAAAACGCCGTACAGATCGCTGAAAACGCCGTAAAAGACGCCAAAGCCAAAGGATATAACGTGGTGATCGTGGATACCGCCGGCCGCCTGGCCGTAGACGAGGCCATGATGACCGAGGTGACCAACGTGCGAAACGCCGTGAAACCCCAGGAAATCCTCTTCGTGGTGGATTCCATGACCGGCCAGGATGCCGTGAACACGGCCAAGGCGTTCAACGACCGCCTCGACTTCTCCGGCATTGTGCTCACCAAGCTCGATGGCGATACCCGCGGCGGTGCGGCCCTGACCATTACCTATACGGTGCAGAAGCCCATCAAGTTCGTGAGCATGGGCGAAAAGCTCGATACGCTCGACGTGTTCTACCCCGAACGTATGGCGCAGCGTATCCTGGGCATGGGCGACATCACCACACTCGTGGAAAGGGCCCAGGCGCAGTTCAACGAAGAGCAGGCCAAGAAGCTCGAAAAGAAAATCCGCCAGAACCAGTTCGATTTCGACGACTTTAAAGAGCAGCTGCAGCAGATCAAGAAGATGGGCAGCATCAAAGACCTGCTCGGTATGATACCCGGCGTGGGCAAAGCGGTGAAGGACCTCGACATCAGCGACGATTCCTTCAAAGGCATCGAAGCCATCATCAATTCCATGACGCCCGAGGAAAGGGGCAACCCCGACCTGATCGACGGCAGCCGTCGCAAGCGCATCGCCAAAGGCGCCGGCAAGGAGATCCAGGACGTGAACCAGTTCATGAAGCAGTTCGAGCAGATGAGACAGATGATGAAAATGATGAATAAGATGCCCGGTGGCGCCAAGGGGTTGAAAATGCGGTAA
- a CDS encoding START-like domain-containing protein has product MSKKVQYELEYPVRCSPSILYEFLSTPAGLQEWFADKVDFRDNVFSFSWNGSAEEAEVLEQEDDEYIRLRWLHAPKNEFFEFRIQISEVTNMTILVIRDFAEKKEVADQSQLWDYQIKDLFHRIGN; this is encoded by the coding sequence ATGTCAAAGAAAGTGCAATATGAGTTAGAATATCCGGTTCGGTGCTCTCCAAGTATCTTATATGAATTTCTATCCACCCCCGCAGGCTTACAGGAATGGTTTGCAGATAAAGTAGATTTCAGGGATAATGTTTTTTCGTTTTCATGGAACGGTTCGGCTGAAGAGGCCGAGGTGCTGGAGCAGGAGGACGATGAGTATATCCGTTTACGTTGGTTACACGCTCCTAAAAATGAATTTTTCGAATTCAGGATCCAGATTTCCGAAGTTACCAATATGACCATACTGGTGATCAGAGATTTCGCCGAGAAGAAGGAAGTGGCGGATCAGAGCCAGTTGTGGGATTACCAGATCAAAGATCTTTTCCACCGTATCGGCAACTAG
- the rpsP gene encoding 30S ribosomal protein S16: protein MADARAPRDGKFIQKIGTYNPLTVPASINIDTQKALRWLQKGAQPTDTVRRILSFKGVLYLKHLLRGVKLGLFDEPTAYTKFEQWQADHEEKVSARRESQKRAVRAAQPVVRKVEDVPAAPAASEGEAPEA, encoded by the coding sequence GTGGCTGATGCCCGCGCGCCCAGGGATGGTAAATTCATCCAGAAAATTGGTACTTACAATCCTTTGACTGTACCGGCTTCCATCAACATCGATACGCAGAAAGCACTCCGCTGGCTGCAGAAAGGTGCTCAGCCGACCGATACCGTTAGAAGGATCCTTTCTTTCAAAGGTGTATTGTACCTGAAACACCTCCTGAGAGGGGTTAAACTCGGCTTGTTTGATGAGCCTACCGCTTACACCAAGTTCGAACAATGGCAGGCAGACCACGAAGAAAAAGTATCTGCACGCCGCGAAAGCCAGAAAAGAGCCGTACGTGCCGCTCAACCGGTAGTACGCAAAGTGGAGGATGTTCCTGCTGCTCCCGCCGCTTCTGAAGGCGAAGCTCCTGAAGCATAA